From one Leifsonia soli genomic stretch:
- a CDS encoding ABC transporter ATP-binding protein produces the protein MSGMRGMAAAGGGSGRGRVSGGDAEAQRAINAEAPKIPHLFRRIVSLFSAHRMAIVFTMVLVLIGAALSVVPPLLTERAFDDGLFPPGGPNIPVLVEIVVFMLIVYIASALLGVWQTYLTASVGNKVMGALRVRLFSHLQSMELSFFTHTKTGIIQSRLQNDVGGVASVLTNTISSILGNTVTVIAALVAMLLLNWQLTIVAVVLMPILVIAQRRVGQVRARIATKTQESLSDMTAITQETLSVSGILLSKSFNRQTTEVGRYSAENENQIRLQVSQAMSGQWFFAMVNIFLSSIPAIVYLVSGWLIVGGATDISAGTIVAFTTVQARLLFPLLALMRVALDLQTSGALFARIFEYLDLKPAIADRPDAVPVDPSDDLGRIEFDHVVFRYPDARDGERNTLDDVSFVIEPGEFAAFVGPSGAGKTTVSYLIPRFYDATSGTIRFGETDVRALQQDSLVSHIGVVSQETYLFHATIAENLRYARPDATQDELEDAARRANIHDTIAGFPDGYATIVGERGYRLSGGEKQRIAIARVLLKDPEVLILDEATSALDTISERVVQQALDTASSGRTTIAIAHRLSTIVAADVIFVIDHGQVVERGTHRELLELGGVYSRLYREQTESAVLEE, from the coding sequence TGCGCGGCATGGCTGCAGCCGGAGGCGGCAGCGGTCGTGGGCGCGTCAGCGGCGGGGACGCCGAGGCACAGCGGGCGATCAACGCCGAGGCTCCGAAGATCCCGCACCTGTTCCGCCGGATCGTCTCGCTCTTCTCGGCGCACCGCATGGCGATCGTCTTCACGATGGTGCTCGTCCTGATCGGAGCCGCTCTCTCGGTCGTGCCCCCTCTGCTCACCGAGCGGGCCTTCGACGACGGCCTGTTCCCGCCGGGCGGCCCGAACATCCCCGTGCTCGTCGAGATCGTCGTCTTCATGCTGATCGTGTACATCGCGTCGGCGCTGCTGGGCGTCTGGCAGACCTACCTGACGGCGTCGGTCGGCAACAAGGTGATGGGGGCGCTGCGCGTCCGGCTGTTCTCGCACCTGCAGTCGATGGAGCTCAGCTTCTTCACGCACACCAAGACCGGCATCATCCAGTCGCGGCTGCAGAACGACGTCGGCGGGGTCGCCAGCGTCCTCACCAACACGATCTCGAGCATCCTCGGCAACACCGTGACGGTGATCGCCGCCCTCGTCGCGATGCTGCTGCTGAACTGGCAGCTGACCATCGTCGCCGTCGTGCTCATGCCGATCCTGGTGATCGCCCAGCGCCGGGTCGGGCAGGTGCGTGCCCGCATCGCGACCAAGACGCAGGAGTCGCTGTCGGACATGACGGCGATCACGCAGGAGACGCTGAGCGTCAGCGGCATCCTGCTGTCGAAGAGCTTCAATCGCCAGACCACCGAGGTCGGCCGCTACTCCGCCGAGAACGAGAACCAGATCCGCCTCCAGGTGTCGCAGGCGATGAGCGGCCAATGGTTCTTCGCGATGGTCAACATCTTCCTGTCGTCGATCCCGGCGATCGTCTACCTGGTGTCCGGGTGGCTGATCGTGGGAGGGGCGACCGACATCTCGGCGGGCACGATCGTGGCGTTCACCACCGTGCAGGCGCGGCTGCTGTTCCCGCTGCTCGCGCTGATGCGGGTGGCGCTCGACCTGCAGACCTCCGGCGCGCTGTTCGCCCGCATCTTCGAGTACCTCGACCTCAAACCGGCGATCGCCGACCGCCCGGACGCCGTGCCGGTGGATCCGTCCGACGACCTCGGGAGGATCGAGTTCGACCACGTGGTGTTCCGCTACCCGGATGCCCGCGACGGCGAGCGCAACACCCTCGACGACGTGTCGTTCGTCATCGAGCCCGGCGAGTTCGCGGCGTTCGTCGGCCCGAGCGGGGCGGGGAAGACCACGGTGTCGTACCTGATCCCGCGGTTCTACGACGCGACGAGCGGCACGATCCGGTTCGGCGAGACGGACGTCCGTGCGCTGCAGCAGGACTCGCTGGTGTCGCACATCGGCGTGGTCAGCCAGGAGACGTACCTCTTCCACGCGACCATCGCGGAGAACCTGCGCTACGCGCGCCCGGACGCGACGCAGGACGAGCTGGAGGACGCGGCGAGGCGCGCGAACATCCACGACACGATCGCCGGGTTCCCTGACGGCTACGCGACGATCGTGGGGGAGCGCGGCTACCGGCTCTCCGGCGGGGAGAAGCAGCGGATCGCGATCGCCCGCGTCCTGCTGAAGGACCCGGAGGTGCTCATCCTCGACGAGGCGACCAGCGCCCTCGACACCATCTCGGAGCGGGTCGTGCAGCAGGCGCTGGACACCGCATCCAGCGGCCGGACCACGATCGCCATCGCGCACCGCCTGTCGACCATCGTCGCGGCGGACGTCATCTTCGTGATCGACCACGGGCAGGTCGTCGAGCGCGGAACGCACCGCGAGCTGCTGGAGCTCGGCGGCGTGTACTCGCGGCTCTACCGCGAGCAGACCGAGAGCGCCGTGCTCGAGGAGTGA
- a CDS encoding nuclear transport factor 2 family protein, with product MPTITELLSANLLEVFGNRDPASRRAAIERTYTEDVVFADPEGEVTGWDALEAKAAGLVDDAPASFVFADAGPVYLGRDTGALAWTFGPEGAPVARGVDVIEARDGRIAVLRTLLA from the coding sequence GTGCCGACGATCACCGAACTGCTGTCCGCCAACCTGCTCGAGGTCTTCGGCAACCGCGACCCCGCCTCGCGTCGTGCCGCCATCGAGCGCACGTACACGGAGGACGTCGTGTTCGCCGACCCCGAGGGCGAGGTGACGGGATGGGATGCGCTCGAGGCGAAGGCCGCCGGCCTCGTCGACGACGCCCCCGCGTCGTTCGTCTTCGCCGACGCCGGTCCGGTCTACCTGGGCCGGGACACCGGCGCGCTCGCCTGGACGTTCGGCCCGGAGGGCGCGCCCGTCGCCCGCGGCGTCGACGTGATCGAGGCGCGCGACGGCCGCATCGCCGTCCTCCGCACCCTCCTCGCCTGA
- a CDS encoding Nramp family divalent metal transporter has protein sequence MSVRLEERVPRAAPARLLLLLGPAFVAAIAYVDPGNVAANLTAGARYGYLLVWVLVAANAIAVFVQYQSAKLGIVTGRSLPELLGERLGTGTRRAYWVQAELVAAATDIAEVIGGAIALNLLFGLPLPLGGLIVGIVAIGILGIQSRRGQRPFEAVILGLLAVIAVGFLAGLFVSPVDWGQAVGGLVPRFDGAQTVLLAASMLGATVMPHAIYLHSALARDRHGSSADPGRIRRLLHATRVDVVLALVLAGAVNIAMLLVAASALRGVDGTDTIEGAHRAITSALGPAVGVVFAIGLLASGLASTSVGSYAGATIMGGLLKLRAPLLVRRIVTLIPALIILAVGVDPTWALVLSQVFLSLGIPFAMIPLLRLTGSRAVMGESADRLWVRILGGVVAGLVVLLNLALVGLTVAGA, from the coding sequence ATGAGCGTTCGGCTCGAGGAGCGGGTGCCGCGGGCCGCGCCCGCCCGCCTCCTGCTGCTGCTCGGGCCGGCCTTCGTCGCGGCGATCGCATACGTCGATCCCGGCAACGTCGCGGCCAACCTGACCGCCGGCGCGCGGTACGGCTACCTGCTCGTCTGGGTCCTCGTCGCCGCCAACGCCATCGCCGTCTTCGTGCAGTACCAGTCGGCGAAACTCGGCATCGTCACCGGCCGCAGCCTCCCGGAACTGCTGGGGGAGCGACTCGGCACCGGCACACGCCGCGCCTACTGGGTGCAGGCGGAGCTGGTCGCGGCGGCGACCGACATCGCCGAGGTGATCGGCGGCGCCATCGCCCTGAACCTGCTGTTCGGGCTGCCGCTCCCGCTCGGCGGGCTGATCGTCGGGATCGTCGCGATCGGCATCCTGGGCATCCAGTCGCGGCGCGGCCAGCGGCCGTTCGAGGCCGTCATCCTGGGGCTGCTCGCCGTGATCGCCGTGGGCTTCCTCGCCGGACTGTTCGTGAGCCCGGTCGACTGGGGTCAGGCCGTCGGCGGCCTGGTGCCGCGGTTCGATGGCGCACAGACCGTGCTGCTGGCGGCGAGCATGCTCGGGGCGACGGTCATGCCGCACGCTATCTACCTGCACTCCGCCCTGGCCCGCGACCGGCACGGCAGCTCCGCCGACCCCGGCCGCATCCGCCGGCTGCTGCACGCGACCCGGGTGGATGTGGTGCTCGCGCTGGTGCTCGCCGGCGCCGTGAACATCGCCATGCTGCTCGTCGCGGCCTCCGCCCTCCGCGGCGTCGACGGGACGGACACCATCGAGGGAGCTCACCGCGCGATCACCTCCGCCCTCGGCCCAGCGGTCGGTGTCGTCTTCGCGATCGGCCTGCTCGCCTCGGGCCTCGCCTCCACCTCGGTCGGCAGCTACGCGGGGGCGACCATCATGGGCGGGCTGCTGAAGCTGCGCGCTCCTCTGCTCGTCCGCCGGATCGTCACGCTGATCCCCGCGCTGATCATCCTCGCCGTCGGCGTCGACCCCACGTGGGCGCTGGTGCTGTCGCAGGTCTTCCTCAGCCTGGGCATCCCGTTCGCCATGATCCCCCTGCTGCGGCTGACCGGCTCGCGGGCCGTGATGGGGGAGTCCGCCGACCGGCTGTGGGTGCGCATCCTGGGCGGCGTCGTCGCAGGGCTCGTCGTGCTCCTGAACCTCGCGCTAGTCGGCCTCACCGTCGCGGGCGCCTGA
- a CDS encoding metal-dependent transcriptional regulator — protein MPVSDLSPVAQDYLKIIWSATEWSDDPVTVKQLSERMGVRAATVSDGLRRLAEQGLVAHERYGGVELTEAGRRHAVAMVRRHRLIETFLVEELGYGWDEVHDEAEVLEHAVSDELVERLDRRLGSPARDPHGDPIPTADGTPRRPDAVPLLDAPSGTRLSVVRISDADPAVLRYLAERGIGLDTALSVQEHRAFAGDVTVTVGSEHVVLGATAASAVWVAAQD, from the coding sequence ATGCCCGTGTCCGACCTGTCGCCCGTCGCGCAGGACTACCTGAAGATCATCTGGTCGGCGACCGAATGGTCGGATGACCCGGTGACCGTGAAGCAGTTGTCCGAGCGCATGGGGGTTCGCGCCGCGACCGTGTCGGACGGGCTGCGGCGACTCGCGGAGCAGGGCCTGGTCGCGCACGAACGCTACGGCGGCGTCGAGCTGACCGAGGCCGGGCGGCGGCACGCCGTCGCCATGGTACGGAGGCACCGGCTGATCGAGACCTTCCTCGTGGAGGAGCTCGGCTACGGCTGGGACGAGGTGCACGACGAGGCCGAAGTGCTGGAGCACGCCGTCTCGGACGAGCTGGTCGAGCGGCTGGACCGGCGTCTCGGCTCCCCCGCGCGCGACCCGCACGGCGACCCCATCCCGACCGCGGACGGAACGCCGCGGCGCCCCGACGCCGTGCCGTTGCTGGATGCGCCGTCCGGCACACGCCTGAGTGTCGTGCGCATCTCGGATGCCGACCCGGCCGTCCTCCGCTACCTGGCTGAGCGGGGCATCGGCCTCGACACCGCGCTGAGCGTCCAGGAGCACCGCGCGTTCGCGGGCGATGTGACGGTGACCGTGGGGTCGGAGCACGTCGTCCTCGGCGCGACGGCGGCATCTGCCGTGTGGGTGGCCGCCCAGGACTGA
- a CDS encoding cystathionine beta-synthase, protein MKYAETIIDLVGNTPLVKLNRLTEGIAATVLVKLEYLNPGGSSKDRIASRIIDAAERDGLLKPGGTIVEPTSGNTGVGLALVAQQRGYRCVFVLPDKVGEDKINVLTAYGAEVVVTPTSVPPEHPDSYYSVSDRLAAEIPGAFKPNQYFNPNGPRSHYETTGPEIWRDTDGRITHLVAGVGTGGTITGTGRYLKEVSEGRVRIVGADPEGSVYSGGTGRPYLVEGVGEDFWPGAYDPSVVDAVIAVSDADAFRMTRRLAREEGILVGGSSGMAVEAALRAAKDLGPGDIVVVILPDGGRGYLAKIFNDRWMQSYGFSEVPDESTVHDIIKTKSGTLPDLVHTHPTETVRDAIQTMNTYGVSQLVVLTAEPPVVMGEVAGALDERSLVDAVFSGHAEMTDSVGQHLGEPLELIGVNEPVTAARAALATTNALLVTDGGKPVAVLTRQDLLNYFSD, encoded by the coding sequence GTGAAGTACGCAGAGACCATCATCGACTTGGTCGGCAACACCCCGCTCGTGAAGCTCAACAGGCTGACCGAGGGGATCGCGGCGACGGTGCTCGTCAAACTCGAGTATCTGAACCCCGGAGGTTCGTCGAAGGACCGCATCGCCTCCCGCATCATCGACGCTGCGGAGCGCGACGGGCTTCTGAAGCCCGGCGGCACCATCGTGGAACCGACGAGCGGCAACACCGGAGTCGGGCTCGCCCTGGTCGCGCAGCAGCGCGGCTACCGGTGCGTGTTCGTGCTCCCCGACAAGGTGGGAGAGGACAAGATCAACGTCCTCACCGCCTACGGAGCGGAGGTGGTGGTGACGCCGACGTCCGTGCCTCCGGAGCATCCCGACTCCTACTACTCGGTGTCCGACCGCCTCGCGGCCGAGATCCCCGGCGCGTTCAAGCCCAACCAGTACTTCAACCCCAACGGGCCGCGCAGCCACTACGAGACCACCGGTCCCGAGATCTGGCGCGACACCGACGGCCGGATCACGCACCTCGTCGCCGGGGTGGGCACCGGCGGCACGATCACCGGCACCGGGCGGTACCTCAAGGAGGTCTCCGAGGGGCGCGTCCGCATCGTCGGCGCCGACCCCGAGGGGTCCGTCTACTCCGGCGGCACCGGGCGCCCGTACCTGGTCGAGGGTGTCGGCGAGGACTTCTGGCCGGGCGCCTACGACCCCAGCGTCGTCGACGCGGTGATCGCGGTGAGCGACGCCGACGCCTTCCGGATGACACGACGGCTGGCCCGCGAGGAGGGCATCCTCGTCGGCGGGTCGAGCGGCATGGCCGTCGAAGCGGCACTTCGTGCCGCGAAGGACCTCGGCCCCGGGGACATCGTGGTCGTGATCCTTCCCGACGGCGGACGCGGCTACCTGGCGAAGATCTTCAACGACCGGTGGATGCAGTCCTACGGCTTCAGCGAGGTGCCCGACGAGTCGACCGTCCACGACATCATCAAGACGAAGAGCGGCACGCTGCCCGACCTGGTGCACACGCACCCGACCGAGACGGTGCGCGACGCCATCCAGACGATGAACACCTACGGCGTCTCGCAGCTCGTGGTCCTGACAGCGGAGCCGCCGGTCGTCATGGGAGAGGTCGCCGGCGCGCTCGACGAGCGGTCGCTGGTGGATGCGGTCTTCAGCGGGCACGCCGAGATGACCGACTCGGTGGGACAACACCTGGGCGAACCGCTCGAGCTGATCGGCGTCAACGAGCCGGTGACGGCGGCCCGCGCCGCGCTCGCCACGACGAACGCTCTGCTGGTGACCGACGGCGGCAAGCCGGTCGCGGTGCTCACCCGCCAGGACCTCCTCAACTACTTCAGCGACTGA
- a CDS encoding cystathionine gamma-synthase codes for MTHGFATRAIHEGQEFDPTTGAIIPPIYQTSTFVQDGIGGLRNGYEYGRAGNPTRSSLETLLASLEGGVRALSFASGLAAEDALLRAALRPGDHIVLGNDAYGGTHRLIDRIHRAWGIRNTTVDLTDLDAVRTALGTDGTRMLWIETPSNPLMKISDIAALVELGHAVGAVVVVDNTFASPALQQPLAFGVDVVVHSTTKYLGGHSDVIGGALIFADEELAEKAQFIQFAAGAVSSPMDAWLTTRGIKTLQVRVRQHSANAQAIAEALVGRDGIETVYYPGLPTHPGHELAVRQMSGFGGMLSVALSGGAAAARRFAESTQVFQLAESLGGVESLIGYPSEMTHASVRGTALEVPDNIVRLSVGIEDVDDLLADVEQALGR; via the coding sequence ATGACACACGGTTTCGCCACGCGCGCCATCCACGAGGGTCAGGAGTTCGACCCGACCACCGGCGCGATCATCCCGCCGATCTACCAGACCTCGACGTTCGTGCAGGACGGCATCGGCGGCCTCCGCAACGGCTACGAGTACGGGCGGGCGGGCAACCCGACGCGGAGCTCGCTCGAGACGCTCCTCGCGTCGCTGGAAGGCGGCGTCCGCGCGCTGTCGTTCGCGTCGGGCCTGGCGGCGGAGGACGCGCTCCTCCGCGCGGCGCTCCGCCCGGGCGATCACATCGTGCTCGGCAACGACGCCTACGGCGGCACCCACCGGCTGATCGATCGCATCCACCGTGCGTGGGGCATCCGCAACACCACCGTGGACCTCACCGACCTGGACGCGGTGCGCACCGCGCTCGGGACCGACGGCACGCGCATGCTGTGGATCGAGACTCCGAGCAACCCGCTGATGAAGATCAGCGACATCGCGGCGCTCGTGGAGCTCGGCCACGCGGTGGGCGCGGTCGTCGTCGTCGACAACACGTTCGCGTCGCCGGCGCTGCAGCAGCCGCTGGCGTTCGGCGTCGACGTCGTCGTGCACTCGACCACCAAGTACCTGGGCGGCCATTCGGACGTCATCGGAGGCGCCCTGATCTTCGCCGACGAGGAGCTCGCCGAGAAGGCGCAGTTCATCCAGTTCGCCGCCGGTGCCGTCTCGTCGCCGATGGACGCGTGGCTCACCACGCGCGGAATCAAGACGCTGCAGGTGCGCGTCCGCCAGCACAGTGCGAACGCGCAGGCGATCGCGGAGGCGCTGGTCGGCCGCGACGGCATCGAGACGGTCTACTACCCGGGCCTGCCGACGCACCCCGGCCACGAGCTGGCCGTACGGCAGATGAGCGGTTTCGGCGGGATGCTGTCCGTCGCCCTGTCCGGCGGGGCCGCGGCCGCCCGCCGGTTCGCGGAGTCGACGCAGGTGTTCCAGCTGGCGGAGTCGCTCGGCGGCGTCGAGTCGCTGATCGGCTATCCGTCCGAGATGACGCATGCGTCGGTCCGCGGGACCGCGCTCGAGGTGCCGGACAACATCGTGCGCCTGTCCGTCGGCATCGAGGACGTGGACGACCTGCTGGCTGACGTGGAGCAGGCGCTCGGCCGCTAG
- a CDS encoding VOC family protein, translating into MDQRISLVTLGVADLARSRAFYEEGLGWTPADAQDGVVFYQLPGMAFALFGRDELAEDARYPVDGTFSGITLACNQRSEEDVDRVFAQAEAAGARILKPAERVFWGGYSGYFADPDGHVWEVAFNPGWTLAEDGTLTVG; encoded by the coding sequence ATGGACCAACGCATCAGTCTCGTGACGCTCGGGGTGGCCGACCTGGCGAGGAGCCGGGCCTTCTACGAGGAAGGACTCGGCTGGACGCCCGCCGACGCGCAGGACGGGGTGGTCTTCTATCAGCTGCCCGGGATGGCGTTCGCGTTGTTCGGGCGAGACGAGCTGGCGGAGGATGCGCGTTACCCGGTCGACGGGACGTTCAGCGGCATCACCCTGGCGTGCAACCAGCGGTCGGAGGAGGACGTCGACCGTGTGTTCGCCCAGGCGGAGGCCGCGGGCGCGCGCATCCTGAAGCCCGCCGAGCGCGTGTTCTGGGGCGGCTACTCCGGCTACTTCGCCGACCCCGACGGGCACGTCTGGGAGGTCGCGTTCAACCCGGGGTGGACGCTCGCGGAGGACGGCACCCTCACGGTCGGCTGA
- a CDS encoding glutamate--cysteine ligase produces MRTFGVEEELLLVDARGMATPVAPSVLADAPPVVDGPSVSAEFQQEMIETQTRPQLLTSELLLDIVGGRELADGLAQRHGARAIAVAMSPMRLRPHVTDDPRYAKMIERYGLTARGTLVCGFHVHVGIGSREEGVAVLDRIRTWLPTLLALSANSPFFGGADTGHASYRFAAWHQWQSAGPTDVFGSVEAYDRFESFLVDTGVILDTGMLYLDARVSHKQPTVEVRVADVCLDARDAAVIAALVRALVDTAAADWQAGVPPAAVPSAALRLAEWQAALTGVRGSLPHPVTWREVPAVDAVDALLSHTSAALEASGDLMLVRRGLARILATGGGAGRQRVAFERRGRMRDVVALAVSATHEQSEDDDLVVA; encoded by the coding sequence GTGAGGACTTTCGGGGTGGAGGAGGAGCTCCTCCTGGTCGACGCGCGCGGGATGGCAACGCCGGTTGCCCCGTCCGTCCTCGCGGACGCGCCGCCGGTCGTCGACGGGCCGTCCGTGAGCGCGGAGTTCCAGCAGGAGATGATCGAGACGCAGACGCGTCCGCAGCTGCTGACCAGCGAGCTGCTGCTCGACATCGTCGGCGGCCGCGAGCTCGCCGACGGACTCGCCCAGCGGCACGGCGCCCGCGCGATCGCCGTCGCCATGTCCCCGATGCGGCTGCGCCCCCATGTGACCGACGACCCGCGGTACGCGAAGATGATCGAACGCTACGGGCTGACCGCGCGGGGCACCCTCGTCTGCGGCTTCCACGTGCACGTGGGGATCGGGTCGCGCGAGGAGGGCGTCGCGGTGCTCGACCGCATCCGCACCTGGCTGCCGACGCTGCTCGCCCTGAGTGCGAACTCGCCGTTCTTCGGCGGAGCGGACACCGGGCACGCCAGTTACCGGTTCGCCGCCTGGCACCAGTGGCAGAGCGCCGGACCGACCGACGTGTTCGGATCGGTGGAGGCGTACGACCGGTTCGAGAGCTTCCTGGTCGACACCGGCGTCATCCTCGACACGGGGATGCTGTACCTCGACGCGCGCGTCTCGCACAAGCAGCCGACGGTGGAGGTGCGCGTGGCGGACGTCTGCCTCGACGCGAGGGACGCCGCGGTCATCGCGGCCCTGGTCCGCGCTCTCGTCGACACCGCGGCGGCGGACTGGCAGGCCGGCGTCCCGCCCGCGGCGGTGCCGTCGGCGGCGCTCCGGCTCGCCGAGTGGCAGGCGGCGCTCACCGGCGTCCGCGGCTCGCTTCCGCATCCCGTCACCTGGCGGGAGGTGCCTGCGGTGGACGCCGTCGACGCGCTGCTGTCGCACACCTCGGCCGCACTCGAGGCGAGCGGCGACCTGATGCTCGTGCGGCGGGGACTCGCGCGCATCCTCGCGACCGGCGGAGGCGCCGGCCGTCAGCGCGTGGCCTTCGAGCGGCGAGGGCGGATGCGCGACGTTGTCGCGCTGGCCGTCTCGGCCACCCATGAGCAGTCGGAGGACGACGACCTGGTCGTGGCCTGA
- a CDS encoding Na+/H+ antiporter — MLGLELVVVIGFTTLLTKVIARKTGIAQPLLLVGIGVLIGFIPLFRDIELAPEVVLFLFLPAILYWESLTTSLREIRSNLRGIVLMSTGLVVVTAAAVAVLAHAMGLPWGAAWTLGAAIAPTDATAMTSFTRSLPRRNVTILRAESLVNDGTALVLWSLAVGFTVGDTDVSVGAISLTLLIAYVGAGVIGALVAWVAILARRRLRDAITQNIAMLLTPFVAYLLAELVHASGVLAVVVAGLIISQAGPRIGIAEGRRQSDAFWTFTTFLLNASLFVLVGIELPRSTMELAAVDVGMGLVAIAAVTAVIVAVRFAYLFGTVYLIRLIDRRPQQRKRRMSDRARVVSGLAGFRGAVSLAAALAVPATLENGDPFPGRDFIVFVTTGVIVVTLVGQGLVLPAVVRWARLPSDESVGHELRLAETSATRAALDELPEIARRLGVDPEVSERIQGEFEEHLELLEVEDESRDGEEANERSRQDTELRLALLHCKREEVVRLRDEGEIDDIVLRDIQRKLDVEEVRLTGREPGE; from the coding sequence GTGCTCGGACTCGAACTGGTCGTCGTCATCGGCTTCACCACCCTGCTGACGAAGGTGATCGCTCGGAAGACCGGGATCGCCCAGCCGCTCCTCCTCGTGGGCATCGGGGTGCTGATCGGGTTCATCCCGCTGTTCCGCGACATCGAGCTGGCACCGGAGGTGGTGCTGTTCCTGTTCCTCCCGGCGATTCTCTACTGGGAGAGCCTGACCACGTCGCTGCGGGAGATCCGCTCCAACCTGCGCGGCATCGTCCTGATGAGCACGGGGCTGGTCGTCGTGACCGCGGCCGCCGTCGCCGTGCTGGCGCACGCGATGGGGCTGCCCTGGGGTGCGGCCTGGACGCTCGGCGCCGCCATCGCCCCGACGGACGCGACGGCGATGACGTCGTTCACGCGGTCCCTCCCCCGCCGCAACGTCACCATCCTCCGCGCCGAGAGCCTGGTGAACGACGGGACGGCGCTGGTGCTGTGGTCCCTGGCGGTCGGGTTCACCGTCGGCGACACCGACGTGAGCGTCGGGGCGATCTCGCTGACCCTGCTCATCGCCTACGTCGGAGCCGGCGTCATCGGCGCGCTGGTCGCCTGGGTCGCCATCCTCGCGCGGCGCCGGCTGCGGGATGCGATCACCCAGAACATCGCCATGCTGCTGACCCCGTTCGTGGCGTACCTGCTGGCCGAGCTCGTCCACGCGTCCGGGGTGCTCGCCGTCGTGGTCGCCGGGCTGATCATCAGCCAGGCCGGTCCGCGCATCGGCATCGCCGAGGGGAGGAGGCAGTCCGACGCCTTCTGGACCTTCACGACCTTCCTGCTCAACGCGAGCCTGTTCGTCCTCGTCGGCATCGAGCTGCCGCGGTCGACGATGGAGCTGGCTGCGGTGGACGTCGGGATGGGCCTGGTCGCGATCGCCGCCGTCACGGCGGTCATCGTCGCCGTCCGTTTCGCCTACCTGTTCGGCACCGTGTACCTGATCCGGCTCATCGACCGGCGCCCGCAGCAGAGGAAGCGGCGGATGAGCGACCGGGCGCGCGTCGTGAGCGGGCTCGCCGGATTCCGCGGCGCCGTCTCCCTCGCCGCCGCCCTCGCCGTCCCGGCCACGCTGGAGAACGGCGATCCCTTCCCCGGCCGCGACTTCATCGTGTTCGTCACCACCGGCGTGATCGTCGTGACGCTCGTCGGGCAGGGGCTCGTCCTCCCGGCCGTCGTGCGCTGGGCGCGTCTGCCTTCCGACGAATCGGTCGGCCACGAACTGCGGCTCGCCGAGACGAGCGCCACCCGGGCCGCGCTCGACGAGCTCCCCGAGATCGCCCGGCGACTCGGAGTCGACCCCGAGGTGAGCGAGCGGATCCAGGGCGAATTCGAGGAGCACCTCGAGCTGCTCGAGGTGGAGGACGAGTCGCGCGACGGCGAAGAGGCGAACGAGCGGAGCAGGCAGGACACCGAGCTGCGGCTGGCCCTGCTGCACTGCAAACGGGAAGAGGTGGTCCGGCTGCGCGACGAGGGCGAGATCGACGACATCGTGCTGCGGGACATCCAGCGCAAGCTCGACGTCGAGGAGGTGCGGCTCACCGGGCGTGAGCCTGGCGAGTGA